One region of Alosa sapidissima isolate fAloSap1 chromosome 1, fAloSap1.pri, whole genome shotgun sequence genomic DNA includes:
- the LOC121679224 gene encoding leptin receptor gene-related protein: MAGIKALVGLSFSGAIGLTFLLLSCALDQYGVYWPFFVLIFYVLCPIPHFIARRVSDDGDSGSNACRELAYFLTSGIVVSAFGLPIVLAHVYVIQWGACGLVLAGNTVIFLTILGFFLVFGGGDDFSWEQW; this comes from the exons ATGGCTGGGATTAAAG CATTGGTGGGACTGTCCTTCAGTGGGGCTATTGGATTAACATTCCTTTTGTTGAGCTGTGCATTGGATCAGTATGG AGTGTATTGGCCATTTTTCGTCCTCATCTTCTACGTGCTGTGCCCCATCCCTCACTTTATTGCGCGGAGAGTCAGTGATGATGGGGACTCAGGCAGTAATGCCTGTCGCGAGCTGGCATACTTTCTCACCAGTGGTATTGTGGTGTCTGCGTTCGGTCTGCCCATAGTCCTTGCTCACGTATATGTG ATCCAGTGGGGAGCCTGTGGACTGGTGTTGGCTGGCAACACGGTCATCTTCCTCACCATCCTGGGTTTCTTCCTGGTGTTCGGTGGCGGGGATGATTTTAGCTGGGAGCAGTGGTAG